In Tessaracoccus flavus, the following are encoded in one genomic region:
- a CDS encoding leucine-rich repeat domain-containing protein, whose amino-acid sequence MKKLRLALALLVAVAAAPLAPAAPAAALDVYLEPGVHEINGRLWSTECEPYSQTKRCRTEIMATVVSYINGRFVPETDWAFNNLTYAPMPRAGWGDNPLANTGTWTNAGRTWRTECDTPLTGQNGCRTFLKASVVESVRAASGGTSYRWVTKEILNNMVRFSPPAAAPTPTPTPTPPAEPGPEWPRDLSQVKDAGLKSCIVLRSGVRTAADFDAEAAARLTRLNCSYSGVRSLEGMPYLPNLTGLDFSFTELGSLKGLPPQAKVSFLGLQSSNVASLAEVAHLPALTRLTMWDTPVSDLSPLRHTPSLTHLDARETLLTSLATLPSLGQLDFLSVGDGQVSTLRGMPSLPKLASLHLNNNPITSFEGMPSLGSLTLLQASGLQTPSFAGLPALPILKDLVASGNGLTSFAGLPPLPSLTYLNITHNELTSWAGLPTMPLLARIDASFNPLTTTAGFAPQPSLDTLQIDYTSVADLSGLPSLPKLQSLDASNSRVTQLGGMQVQPSLRMLSVGDSPVASLAGWTVQPVLRELYFRGHSITQVSPLAGQVSLRKLLFWSADGITDAHTLQPLVDAGCSVDILPR is encoded by the coding sequence GTGAAGAAGCTCCGCCTCGCGCTGGCCCTGCTCGTGGCGGTCGCCGCCGCACCGCTGGCCCCAGCAGCCCCCGCCGCCGCCCTCGACGTCTACCTCGAGCCGGGCGTCCATGAGATCAACGGGCGCCTGTGGAGCACCGAGTGCGAGCCGTACTCGCAGACGAAGCGGTGCCGCACCGAGATCATGGCCACGGTGGTGTCCTACATCAACGGCCGCTTCGTGCCCGAGACCGACTGGGCCTTCAACAACCTCACCTACGCCCCGATGCCCCGCGCCGGGTGGGGCGACAACCCGCTGGCCAACACCGGTACGTGGACCAACGCCGGGCGCACATGGCGCACCGAGTGCGACACCCCCCTGACCGGCCAGAACGGCTGCCGAACCTTCCTCAAGGCGAGCGTCGTCGAGTCCGTGCGTGCAGCGTCGGGCGGCACCTCGTACCGGTGGGTCACCAAGGAGATTCTCAACAACATGGTGCGGTTCTCGCCGCCCGCGGCCGCCCCCACGCCCACACCGACGCCCACGCCGCCGGCCGAGCCCGGCCCCGAATGGCCGCGCGACCTCAGCCAGGTCAAGGACGCCGGGCTCAAGAGCTGCATTGTGCTTCGCTCCGGGGTGCGCACGGCCGCAGACTTCGACGCCGAGGCCGCCGCCCGCCTGACGCGTCTGAACTGCAGCTACTCCGGCGTGCGATCGCTGGAAGGGATGCCGTACCTGCCCAACCTCACCGGCCTAGACTTCTCCTTCACCGAGCTTGGGAGTCTGAAGGGTCTGCCCCCCCAGGCGAAGGTGAGCTTCCTCGGGCTTCAGTCGTCGAACGTCGCATCGCTCGCCGAGGTGGCCCACCTGCCGGCCCTGACGAGGTTGACCATGTGGGACACCCCGGTCAGCGACCTCAGCCCGCTGCGGCACACCCCGTCGCTGACCCACCTCGACGCGCGGGAGACCCTGCTCACGTCGCTGGCGACCCTGCCGTCGCTGGGTCAATTGGACTTCCTGTCGGTCGGCGACGGCCAGGTCAGCACCCTGCGCGGGATGCCGTCGCTGCCGAAGCTGGCGTCGCTCCACCTCAACAACAACCCGATCACCTCGTTCGAGGGGATGCCGTCGCTCGGGTCGCTCACGCTGCTCCAGGCGTCCGGGCTGCAGACGCCGTCGTTCGCGGGGCTGCCGGCGCTGCCGATCTTGAAGGACCTTGTGGCCAGTGGCAACGGGCTGACATCCTTCGCAGGCCTGCCGCCGCTGCCGTCGCTCACCTACCTGAATATCACCCACAACGAGCTCACCTCGTGGGCCGGCCTGCCGACGATGCCGCTGCTGGCGCGCATCGACGCGTCGTTCAACCCGCTGACGACCACCGCCGGGTTCGCCCCACAGCCGTCGCTGGACACGTTGCAGATCGACTACACGTCGGTGGCGGATCTCTCGGGCCTACCCTCGCTGCCGAAGCTCCAGTCGCTCGACGCCTCCAACAGTCGAGTGACCCAGCTGGGTGGGATGCAGGTCCAGCCATCCCTGCGCATGCTGAGCGTGGGCGATTCGCCGGTGGCGAGCCTTGCTGGCTGGACGGTGCAGCCGGTGCTTCGCGAGCTGTACTTCCGCGGTCACTCGATCACGCAGGTATCGCCGCTGGCGGGTCAGGTGTCGCTGCGGAAACTGCTGTTCTGGTCGGCCGACGGCATCACCGACGCGCACACCCTCCAGCCCCTGGTCGACGCGGGATGCAGCGTCGACATCCTCCCGCGCTAG
- a CDS encoding SPFH domain-containing protein — translation MTLPQTPDPSTDLDGDSVGGNTSVRPVGREGARVDIEEKKAWYIDGILAFFVALVVLGLASWQFVVAAMALDVGDAGGLRMFLAILLFLLALVMFSSLTIISPGDTKVIQFFGRYIGTIRRAGLLMTVPFTTKKKVSVKVRNFETNELKVNDADGNPVNIAAIVVWQVADTAKSVFAVEQYDEFVAVQSESALRHVATTHPYDYAGPGEESLRGSTELVADELADEVAARIAIAGLEVVETRISSLAYAPEIAQAMLQRQQASAIIAAREKIVEGAVSMVENALERLEEKNVVSLDEERKAAMVSNLLVVLTSESRVTPVVNTGSLYT, via the coding sequence GTGACTCTTCCCCAGACACCCGATCCCAGCACCGATCTCGACGGCGACTCCGTGGGCGGCAACACCTCCGTTCGTCCCGTCGGGCGCGAGGGTGCCCGCGTCGACATTGAGGAGAAGAAGGCCTGGTACATCGACGGCATCCTGGCGTTCTTCGTCGCCCTGGTGGTCCTCGGCCTCGCCTCCTGGCAGTTCGTCGTCGCCGCGATGGCGCTCGACGTCGGGGACGCCGGCGGGCTGCGGATGTTCCTGGCGATCCTTCTGTTCCTCCTGGCGTTGGTGATGTTCTCGTCGCTGACGATCATCAGCCCCGGCGACACCAAGGTCATCCAGTTCTTCGGTCGCTACATCGGCACCATCCGCCGGGCCGGCCTGCTGATGACCGTCCCCTTCACCACGAAGAAGAAGGTCTCGGTGAAGGTTCGCAACTTCGAGACCAACGAGCTCAAGGTCAACGACGCCGACGGCAACCCGGTCAACATCGCCGCGATCGTCGTGTGGCAGGTGGCCGACACCGCCAAGTCGGTGTTCGCCGTCGAGCAGTACGACGAGTTCGTCGCGGTGCAGTCGGAATCGGCACTGCGCCACGTCGCCACCACCCACCCCTACGACTACGCAGGCCCCGGCGAGGAGAGCCTCCGCGGTTCCACCGAGCTGGTGGCCGACGAACTCGCCGACGAGGTGGCCGCGCGCATCGCGATCGCCGGCCTCGAGGTGGTGGAGACCCGCATCTCCTCGCTCGCCTACGCGCCGGAGATCGCCCAGGCGATGCTTCAGCGCCAGCAGGCGTCCGCGATCATCGCGGCCCGCGAGAAGATCGTCGAGGGCGCGGTGTCCATGGTCGAGAACGCGCTCGAGCGCCTCGAGGAGAAGAACGTCGTCTCCCTCGACGAGGAGCGCAAGGCCGCGATGGTGTCCAACCTGCTCGTGGTCCTCACCAGCGAGTCGCGCGTCACCCCGGTGGTCAACACCGGGTCGCTGTACACGTGA
- a CDS encoding type II secretion system F family protein, whose product MWRGLPRAHRLWVVVSVGAGVLAAVASGWLLALVLLPAVAIVVPLLLSAPPNREVEVLAGLDRWVRVVATSLSSGKSIRDAVFSTRHQVPDVLADPVARLCTRLDQRWTMRDALFAMADELESADADAVVAALAIAASKGGAGARATLGALSDSIQDRLRALREIASERAKPRAVVRQVTLITLTVLAAAILFNGRFFEPYTTPLGQIIAVALAATYLGCLLMLRRLTVPPPAPRFLRSQA is encoded by the coding sequence TTGTGGAGAGGCCTCCCGCGCGCCCACAGGCTGTGGGTCGTCGTGTCAGTGGGGGCCGGGGTGCTGGCGGCGGTCGCGTCGGGCTGGCTGCTGGCGCTCGTGCTGCTGCCCGCGGTGGCCATCGTCGTGCCGCTCCTGCTGAGCGCACCGCCCAATCGGGAGGTGGAGGTGCTGGCCGGGCTCGATCGGTGGGTGCGGGTCGTCGCGACGTCCCTGTCATCTGGGAAGTCGATCCGGGACGCGGTCTTCAGCACCCGGCACCAGGTGCCCGACGTGTTGGCCGACCCTGTGGCGAGGCTGTGCACTCGGCTCGATCAGCGCTGGACCATGCGCGACGCGCTGTTCGCGATGGCCGACGAGCTGGAGTCGGCCGACGCCGACGCCGTCGTCGCCGCGTTGGCCATCGCCGCCTCGAAGGGCGGGGCTGGAGCGCGTGCCACCCTCGGGGCTCTGTCCGACAGCATCCAGGATCGGCTGCGCGCCCTGCGTGAGATCGCGTCGGAGCGCGCCAAGCCCCGCGCCGTCGTCCGCCAGGTCACCCTCATCACGCTCACGGTGCTGGCCGCCGCCATCCTGTTCAATGGGCGATTCTTCGAGCCCTACACCACGCCGCTCGGTCAGATCATCGCGGTGGCGTTGGCTGCCACGTACCTGGGCTGCCTCCTCATGCTGCGGCGACTGACGGTCCCGCCGCCCGCTCCCCGCTTCCTGCGGAGCCAGGCATGA
- a CDS encoding LysM peptidoglycan-binding domain-containing protein: protein MRLVRAVAALSALALLFVGVPWLLIAIGNPGHLLQVDWSTALLVGADSRVVLALVSVVAWLAWGILALTVLFEAVAVLTRERVVLRLPGTAWLRPAAAALVVAAFSVQGPSHAAATAGAPEAPPALASTADGARQAEVGEQEARARPVGRSYIVQSGDELWSVAERELGSGERWRDIVALNPGISDTTRLIPGEEIVLPGEPHQPRVVTVQPGESLWSIAERELGEPERWPEVFELNRDQVADPDQIDIGWQLEVPGGPDAGSVVDVEEIPGDGAAELPADDPAPPEPSVAPDSQPEPEPEPEPARPSPVVVEPSAGIEAAVVDRLMGRAQEPVAQSAAEQGEAAPLSSGRSADEVTMLLGSIGALMAAGVVAGLATRRRAQLLGRAVGQRLVPVSPQVGRFWTALGRRAADDDAATAMTPTTLVLGWDADRPVHHDLELARATAVTGQSEPLLAAALTSLTCAPWSSSVSLIVSGDTDWAAALDDPRVEGEPDADAAIARLLRQSSQRRLAMRQERLSTLRADPDRAEAWSPVVYVFTDPLAPAQLDALGDVLALGEVGVSVLFATNERPHVPAVLIEVGPAGASMDGTVFDPQLVERPAKRALLELLTATGTATTEPAPWWRPDALPANVTPLDPPEPDQPEDTAMTASSPQHPTLLLLGEVDLVGAAGDPPSRARGQCMEYCAWILAHPGARATTMMQSLLVADSTRRSNMSRLRSWLGSDDDGVAYLPDAYSGLISLDSRVSSDWEQFEGLLSGGVNVASTESLRRALRMVRGEPLGSYGFQWIWAEQLRADMVAMIVDAACVLADRALTKGDVEGALWAVGRGRLAQADDALAVREIHALSLAGRQDEAERAVVALNRAARAAGRDLAPEHAQRVQAALRSARVG, encoded by the coding sequence ATGCGACTCGTCCGTGCCGTCGCGGCGCTCAGCGCACTGGCGCTGCTGTTTGTGGGCGTGCCGTGGCTGCTGATCGCTATCGGCAACCCCGGGCACCTGCTTCAGGTTGACTGGTCGACGGCGCTGTTGGTCGGCGCCGACAGCAGGGTCGTGCTCGCGCTCGTCAGCGTCGTCGCGTGGCTGGCGTGGGGGATCCTTGCCCTGACCGTGCTGTTCGAGGCCGTGGCGGTACTGACCCGCGAGCGGGTGGTGCTGCGTCTGCCCGGTACGGCGTGGCTGCGGCCGGCGGCGGCAGCACTTGTCGTCGCGGCCTTCTCCGTTCAGGGCCCCTCGCACGCCGCCGCTACCGCTGGTGCGCCGGAGGCGCCGCCTGCCCTGGCCAGCACTGCCGACGGAGCCCGGCAGGCCGAGGTCGGGGAGCAGGAGGCCCGGGCGCGGCCCGTCGGACGCAGCTACATCGTCCAGTCGGGAGATGAGCTGTGGAGTGTTGCGGAGCGGGAGCTCGGCTCCGGCGAGCGCTGGCGCGACATCGTCGCGCTCAACCCCGGCATCTCCGATACGACCCGGCTCATCCCCGGCGAGGAGATCGTTCTCCCCGGCGAGCCCCACCAGCCTCGCGTCGTGACTGTGCAGCCGGGCGAGTCGCTGTGGTCCATCGCCGAGCGCGAGCTGGGAGAACCGGAGCGTTGGCCGGAGGTCTTCGAGCTCAACAGGGACCAGGTCGCCGACCCCGATCAGATCGACATCGGGTGGCAACTGGAGGTGCCCGGCGGACCGGATGCGGGCTCGGTCGTCGACGTGGAGGAAATCCCTGGCGATGGCGCTGCGGAGCTTCCGGCCGACGACCCTGCACCGCCCGAGCCATCGGTTGCGCCTGACAGTCAACCGGAGCCGGAGCCGGAGCCGGAGCCGGCCCGGCCGTCGCCGGTCGTCGTCGAGCCGTCGGCGGGCATCGAGGCGGCTGTGGTGGACAGGCTGATGGGTAGGGCGCAGGAGCCCGTGGCCCAGTCAGCGGCTGAACAGGGCGAAGCGGCACCGTTGTCGTCGGGTCGTAGTGCCGACGAGGTCACCATGCTGCTCGGCTCGATCGGTGCCCTGATGGCGGCCGGCGTGGTGGCCGGTCTGGCGACCCGACGTCGCGCCCAACTCCTGGGCAGGGCCGTCGGTCAACGGCTGGTCCCGGTCTCGCCCCAGGTGGGTCGGTTCTGGACCGCGCTGGGCAGACGTGCAGCCGACGACGACGCTGCGACCGCGATGACGCCGACGACGCTGGTGCTGGGCTGGGACGCTGACCGGCCCGTGCATCACGATCTCGAGCTGGCCCGGGCGACGGCGGTGACCGGCCAGAGCGAGCCGTTGCTGGCCGCTGCGCTCACCAGCTTGACCTGCGCGCCGTGGTCGTCGTCGGTGTCGCTGATTGTCAGTGGTGACACGGACTGGGCGGCGGCGCTGGACGATCCCAGGGTGGAGGGCGAACCGGACGCCGACGCGGCCATCGCCCGCCTGCTGCGGCAGAGTTCGCAGCGCCGGTTGGCGATGCGCCAGGAGAGATTGTCAACACTCCGGGCAGATCCTGACCGCGCCGAAGCGTGGAGCCCGGTGGTCTACGTCTTCACCGACCCTCTCGCACCTGCCCAGCTGGATGCACTGGGCGACGTGCTGGCCCTCGGAGAGGTGGGGGTGAGCGTGCTGTTCGCCACCAACGAGCGTCCTCATGTCCCTGCGGTTCTGATCGAGGTCGGTCCGGCTGGTGCGTCCATGGACGGCACCGTCTTCGACCCCCAGCTCGTGGAGCGTCCAGCGAAAAGGGCGCTGCTGGAGCTGCTGACCGCCACCGGCACCGCCACCACCGAACCTGCTCCCTGGTGGCGACCGGACGCCCTTCCGGCGAACGTCACCCCCCTCGATCCACCCGAGCCCGATCAGCCCGAGGACACAGCGATGACAGCATCCTCACCCCAGCACCCGACCCTGTTGCTGCTCGGGGAGGTAGACCTCGTGGGGGCGGCGGGCGACCCGCCGAGCCGTGCGCGAGGGCAGTGCATGGAGTACTGCGCCTGGATCCTCGCGCATCCCGGCGCGCGTGCCACGACCATGATGCAGAGCCTCCTGGTGGCCGACTCCACCCGCCGCTCCAACATGAGCCGGCTGCGCTCCTGGCTCGGCTCCGATGACGACGGCGTCGCCTATCTGCCCGACGCCTACTCGGGGCTGATCTCGCTCGATTCCCGGGTCAGCTCGGACTGGGAACAGTTCGAGGGGCTGCTCAGCGGAGGTGTCAACGTCGCGTCGACCGAATCTCTTCGGCGGGCGCTGCGGATGGTGCGCGGAGAGCCGCTGGGAAGCTACGGCTTCCAGTGGATCTGGGCAGAGCAACTGCGGGCCGACATGGTCGCGATGATCGTCGATGCGGCCTGCGTGCTCGCCGACCGCGCCCTGACGAAGGGTGACGTGGAAGGGGCTCTCTGGGCCGTCGGACGGGGACGGTTGGCGCAGGCCGACGACGCCCTGGCTGTTCGCGAAATCCACGCGCTGTCACTCGCCGGCCGCCAGGACGAGGCCGAGCGCGCCGTCGTGGCCCTCAACCGAGCCGCTCGGGCTGCCGGCCGCGATCTCGCTCCGGAGCACGCCCAACGCGTCCAGGCCGCACTGAGGTCGGCGCGGGTGGGCTGA
- a CDS encoding LLM class flavin-dependent oxidoreductase — protein sequence MQFGIFTIGDITPDPTTGRTPTEHERIKATVELALKAEEVGLDVFAAGQHHNPPFVATSPTTTLAFIAAKTERIILSTATTLITTTDPVRIAEDYAQLQHLAEGRVDLTLGRGNTGPVYPWFGQDIRDGIALAIENYELLHRLWREDVVNWQGKFRTPLHGFTATPRPLDGVAPFVWHGSIRSPEIAEQAAYYGDGFFHNNIFWPPSHTRRMVELYRRRYEHYGHGRADQAIVGLGGQVFMRKNSQDAIREFRPYFDNAPVYGGGPSLEDFSRETPLTVGSPQQVIERVLGFREYAGDYQRQLFLMDHAGLPQKTVLEQLDLLGEEVVPVLRQEFAKLKPAHVPDAPTHASLVAAAGAPDPPAERGPSADRWTGTRAEDGNRLTG from the coding sequence ATGCAGTTCGGCATCTTCACGATCGGCGACATCACCCCCGACCCCACCACGGGCCGCACGCCCACCGAGCACGAGCGCATCAAGGCGACTGTCGAGCTCGCGCTCAAGGCGGAGGAGGTGGGCCTCGACGTCTTCGCGGCGGGCCAGCACCACAACCCGCCGTTCGTGGCCACCTCGCCGACGACGACGCTCGCGTTCATCGCCGCGAAGACCGAGCGGATCATCCTGTCCACCGCGACCACGCTCATCACCACCACTGATCCGGTGCGCATCGCGGAGGACTACGCCCAGCTGCAGCATCTCGCCGAGGGGCGGGTCGATCTGACGCTCGGCCGCGGTAACACCGGCCCGGTCTACCCCTGGTTCGGGCAGGACATCCGCGACGGCATCGCGCTCGCGATCGAGAACTACGAGCTCCTGCACCGGCTGTGGCGCGAGGACGTCGTCAATTGGCAGGGCAAGTTCCGCACCCCGCTCCACGGGTTCACCGCCACTCCCCGTCCGCTCGACGGAGTGGCACCGTTCGTCTGGCACGGCTCGATCCGCTCGCCCGAGATCGCCGAGCAGGCCGCCTACTACGGCGATGGTTTCTTCCACAACAACATCTTCTGGCCGCCCAGCCACACCCGCCGCATGGTGGAGCTGTACCGGCGCCGCTACGAGCACTACGGCCACGGCAGGGCCGACCAGGCGATCGTCGGGCTCGGCGGGCAGGTGTTCATGCGCAAGAACTCCCAGGACGCCATCCGCGAGTTCCGTCCCTACTTCGACAACGCCCCGGTCTACGGCGGCGGCCCGTCGCTGGAGGACTTCTCCCGCGAGACGCCGTTGACCGTCGGCTCGCCGCAGCAGGTGATCGAGCGGGTCCTCGGGTTCCGGGAGTACGCGGGCGATTACCAGCGCCAGCTCTTCCTCATGGACCACGCCGGGCTGCCGCAGAAGACCGTGCTGGAGCAGCTCGACCTGCTCGGCGAAGAGGTCGTGCCGGTGCTGCGCCAAGAGTTCGCGAAGCTGAAGCCCGCTCACGTGCCCGACGCCCCCACCCACGCCTCGCTCGTCGCCGCCGCCGGCGCGCCCGATCCCCCGGCCGAGCGCGGCCCCTCCGCGGACCGCTGGACCGGCACCCGCGCCGAGGACGGCAACCGCCTGACCGGCTAG
- a CDS encoding CE1759 family FMN reductase, producing MTRIVVISGGLGTPSSTRVLGDLIVARLREELAGDGDLEVSVAELRELAHPIVDAMLTGFPTGELARVVDDVADADALVVVSPTFSASMSGLVKSFFDILEPDTLRGKPVLMAATGGTERHSLMLDFAMRPLFSYLGAEPVRTAIFAATSDFGGPGSAALGRRVRDGAADLARALTSAPRQREPEGFVDFETLLAG from the coding sequence ATGACCCGCATCGTCGTCATCTCCGGCGGCCTCGGCACGCCGTCGTCCACCCGCGTCCTGGGCGACCTCATCGTCGCCCGCCTCCGTGAGGAACTCGCCGGCGACGGCGACCTTGAGGTCTCGGTCGCCGAACTGCGCGAGCTCGCCCATCCCATCGTCGACGCCATGCTGACCGGCTTCCCGACCGGCGAGCTGGCGCGAGTCGTCGACGATGTCGCGGACGCGGATGCCCTCGTGGTGGTCAGCCCCACGTTCTCGGCGTCGATGAGCGGGCTCGTCAAGAGCTTCTTCGACATTCTCGAGCCCGACACGTTGCGTGGGAAGCCCGTGCTCATGGCCGCCACCGGGGGCACCGAGCGCCACTCGCTGATGCTGGACTTCGCCATGCGACCGCTGTTCTCGTACCTCGGGGCCGAGCCGGTGCGCACGGCGATCTTCGCTGCCACCTCGGACTTCGGCGGCCCCGGATCGGCTGCGCTCGGGCGTCGGGTCCGCGACGGCGCCGCCGACCTGGCCCGCGCCCTCACCTCCGCGCCCAGACAGCGCGAGCCGGAGGGTTTCGTGGACTTCGAAACCCTCCTCGCCGGCTGA
- a CDS encoding branched-chain amino acid aminotransferase — protein sequence MFQVTRTATSTSDAARQAALADPGFGRYYVDHMAVVDYVAGDGWQEPRIVPMTEWALHPAAAVMHYGQEIFEGLKAYRRDDDSIWLFRPERNAARFVTSAQRMGMAVLPEELFLASVTELVDMEREWVPTSENEQSLYIRPFMIASEPYLGVREANTYRYAVIATPAGPYYSEPMKLWITPNYTRAAPGGTGTAKCGGNYAASLIATQEAYANGCGQVLWTDGAEHKWIEECGTMNVMFVTADGELVTPALGSILAGVTRESILMLAADHGLTAVERPISVDELLDGLESGQITEVFACGTAAVVTPIVGFNSPQRGEQVVADGQPGPKTREIRQHLVDIQYGRAEDKHGWTVKV from the coding sequence ATGTTTCAAGTGACTCGCACGGCGACCTCCACGAGCGACGCCGCTCGCCAGGCGGCCCTCGCCGACCCGGGATTCGGCCGCTACTACGTCGACCACATGGCCGTTGTCGACTACGTGGCAGGCGACGGATGGCAGGAGCCGAGGATCGTGCCCATGACGGAGTGGGCCCTCCACCCGGCCGCAGCCGTGATGCACTACGGCCAGGAGATCTTCGAGGGGCTCAAGGCGTACCGGCGCGACGACGACTCCATCTGGCTCTTCCGCCCCGAGCGCAACGCCGCCCGCTTCGTCACGTCCGCCCAGCGGATGGGCATGGCGGTGCTCCCGGAGGAGCTGTTTCTGGCGTCGGTGACCGAACTGGTGGACATGGAGCGGGAGTGGGTGCCCACCAGCGAGAACGAGCAGAGCCTCTACATCCGCCCGTTCATGATCGCGTCCGAGCCCTACCTCGGTGTGCGCGAGGCCAACACCTACCGCTACGCGGTCATCGCCACGCCAGCCGGGCCCTACTACTCCGAGCCGATGAAGCTCTGGATCACGCCCAACTACACGCGCGCCGCCCCCGGCGGCACCGGCACCGCCAAGTGCGGCGGCAACTACGCGGCCAGCCTCATCGCCACCCAGGAGGCGTACGCCAACGGGTGCGGCCAGGTGCTGTGGACCGACGGCGCCGAGCACAAGTGGATCGAGGAGTGCGGCACGATGAACGTCATGTTCGTCACCGCAGACGGCGAACTGGTCACGCCGGCGCTGGGCTCGATCCTCGCGGGCGTCACGCGTGAGTCCATCCTGATGCTGGCAGCCGACCACGGGCTCACCGCCGTCGAGCGCCCCATCTCGGTGGACGAGCTGCTCGACGGTCTCGAGTCGGGTCAGATCACCGAGGTCTTCGCCTGCGGGACGGCCGCCGTCGTGACCCCGATCGTCGGCTTCAACTCGCCCCAGCGGGGCGAGCAGGTGGTTGCCGACGGACAGCCGGGGCCCAAGACGCGCGAGATCCGCCAGCACCTCGTCGACATCCAGTACGGGCGCGCCGAGGACAAACACGGGTGGACGGTCAAGGTCTGA
- the mshB gene encoding N-acetyl-1-D-myo-inositol-2-amino-2-deoxy-alpha-D-glucopyranoside deacetylase, which yields MTQQRLLLVHAHPDDESSQSVATMARYLDQGAHVTLVTCTLGELGEIMLPEWSHFSPAELGAHRQVELESALDVVGVTDHLFLGGPGRYHDSGMTSDDTGRAAVPDEMPDNAFWRADLLEAANHLVEVIRSRRPQVAITYDPFGNYGHPDHIQAHRTLMYAVQLASSPSHRPDLGAPWQVSRVLWNTHNTSKWAEAYAIARERGLELWPGVDEDAATERFGPDPSQIVAVVETSPWLEKCRAALGAHRSQVNLEHPFWQFYSIMQELPGAGEAYLLGSGQPFPPGDGPATDVFEGIDFSEAT from the coding sequence GTGACCCAGCAACGACTTCTTCTCGTCCACGCCCACCCCGACGACGAATCGAGCCAGTCTGTCGCCACCATGGCGCGCTACCTCGACCAGGGGGCCCACGTCACGCTCGTCACGTGCACGCTGGGCGAACTCGGCGAGATCATGCTGCCGGAGTGGTCACACTTCTCGCCGGCCGAGCTCGGCGCGCACCGTCAGGTCGAGCTGGAGTCAGCCCTCGACGTCGTGGGGGTGACCGACCACCTCTTCCTCGGCGGCCCCGGCCGCTACCACGACTCCGGGATGACCTCCGACGACACCGGACGCGCGGCGGTGCCCGACGAGATGCCCGACAACGCCTTCTGGCGAGCCGACCTGCTGGAGGCCGCCAACCACCTCGTCGAAGTCATCCGAAGCCGGCGGCCCCAGGTGGCCATCACCTACGACCCGTTCGGCAACTACGGGCATCCCGACCACATCCAGGCCCACCGCACGCTCATGTACGCCGTGCAGCTGGCGTCGTCGCCGTCGCACCGCCCGGATCTGGGCGCGCCCTGGCAGGTCTCCCGCGTCCTGTGGAACACCCACAACACGAGCAAGTGGGCGGAGGCCTACGCCATCGCGCGGGAGCGCGGGCTTGAGCTCTGGCCGGGTGTCGACGAGGACGCCGCCACTGAGCGGTTCGGGCCGGACCCGTCGCAGATCGTCGCGGTGGTCGAGACATCGCCGTGGCTCGAGAAGTGCCGCGCCGCGCTGGGCGCGCACCGCAGCCAGGTCAACCTTGAGCACCCGTTCTGGCAGTTCTACTCGATCATGCAGGAGCTCCCCGGCGCCGGGGAGGCGTATCTGCTGGGCAGCGGTCAGCCGTTCCCGCCCGGCGACGGCCCGGCCACCGACGTCTTCGAGGGAATCGACTTCTCAGAAGCCACGTAA